In the Mycolicibacter sp. MU0102 genome, one interval contains:
- a CDS encoding universal stress protein has protein sequence MSGYKTVVVGTDGSDSSLRAVDRAAHLASGEGAKVIIATAYLPHADDPRAADALKDEGYKASGNAPIYAILKEAKERAINAGAYEVEEKAIVGAPVDALVELAESVKADLLVVGNVGLSTIAGRLLGSVPANVSRRSKIDVLIVHTTG, from the coding sequence ATGAGCGGCTACAAGACCGTAGTGGTCGGTACGGACGGCTCGGACTCGTCGCTGCGCGCCGTCGACCGCGCGGCTCACCTGGCATCCGGTGAGGGCGCCAAGGTCATCATCGCGACCGCCTACCTGCCGCACGCCGACGACCCCCGCGCCGCCGACGCCCTCAAGGACGAGGGCTACAAGGCTTCGGGCAACGCCCCGATCTACGCCATCCTCAAGGAGGCCAAGGAGCGGGCGATCAACGCCGGGGCCTACGAGGTCGAGGAGAAGGCCATCGTCGGCGCTCCGGTCGACGCGCTGGTGGAGCTGGCGGAGTCGGTCAAGGCCGACCTGCTGGTGGTCGGCAACGTCGGCCTGAGCACTATCGCCGGGCGGCTGCTCGGGTCGGTGCCGGCCAACGTGTCGCGGCGCTCCAAGATCGACGTGCTGATCGTTCACACCACCGGCTAG
- a CDS encoding MBL fold metallo-hydrolase, with protein sequence MTSQIAVDDNYTGHVEPGTAARRTLPGATIIKASVGPMDNNAYLVTCTNTGKTLLIDAANDAENLVALVREHAPDVALIVTSHQHFDHWQALAALAEATGAPTAAHALDAEPLPVTPERILADGDIVTVGDLSFDVIHLQGHTEGSVALALDGAATGGVTQLFTGDCLFPGGVGKTWQPGDFERLLGAVSRKVFDRFGDDTVVYPGHGDDTVLGVERPHVAEWRERGW encoded by the coding sequence ATGACCTCCCAGATCGCGGTGGACGACAACTACACCGGACACGTCGAACCCGGAACCGCGGCGCGGCGCACCCTGCCCGGGGCCACCATCATCAAGGCGTCGGTGGGCCCGATGGACAACAACGCCTACCTGGTGACCTGCACCAACACCGGCAAGACGCTGCTGATCGACGCGGCCAACGACGCCGAGAACCTGGTGGCGCTGGTGCGCGAGCATGCCCCGGACGTGGCGCTGATCGTCACCAGCCACCAGCACTTCGACCACTGGCAGGCGCTGGCCGCGCTGGCCGAGGCCACCGGAGCGCCGACGGCCGCGCACGCCCTGGACGCCGAGCCGCTGCCGGTCACCCCGGAGCGCATCCTGGCCGACGGCGACATTGTGACGGTCGGCGATCTGAGCTTCGATGTGATCCACCTGCAGGGCCACACCGAGGGATCGGTGGCGCTGGCCCTCGACGGCGCGGCCACCGGCGGCGTGACGCAGCTGTTCACCGGCGACTGCCTGTTTCCCGGCGGTGTCGGAAAGACTTGGCAGCCCGGGGATTTCGAGCGCCTGCTGGGTGCCGTGAGCCGCAAGGTGTTCGACCGATTCGGCGACGACACCGTCGTCTACCCCGGGCACGGCGATGACACCGTTTTGGGGGTCGAGCGCCCGCACGTGGCGGAGTGGCGCGAACGGGGTTGGTGA